From a single Georhizobium profundi genomic region:
- a CDS encoding CHAD domain-containing protein has product MPYRLTPKDKSFQQTVRRIAGEQLARAIEEARAVPPDPNPERETGSTTDTGAQNLTERQRVHQLRKRIKKLRGLIRLVRPAFADFDRENTALRDIGRSLAPHREAQSLAAAFDDLVAAYRSDTALPPLRSQSVTALRRRLVVPLAEETGAAAPVIEAAATELAAIAERARSWKIRPKGAKAFAEGLADTHRAARKARVHAVKALAAIDTDPASPQAAESRWHAAEALHEWRKRVKAHAQHLRVLAPVWPEAIDPQVAAARALAEDLGRHHDLAELVRALGQDDLGHHPTRVALIDLAHTRQAAIEAKALAAGARILAEKSKPMAARHQALYKLWRAENGKTAKGETGDTAPAGSLPPVKGWFAAKPGRNGDADS; this is encoded by the coding sequence ATGCCCTACCGCCTGACGCCGAAGGACAAGAGTTTCCAGCAGACCGTCCGCCGCATCGCCGGCGAACAGCTCGCCCGCGCCATCGAGGAAGCCCGTGCCGTCCCGCCGGATCCGAATCCGGAGCGGGAAACCGGCAGCACGACGGACACCGGAGCGCAAAACCTCACCGAACGCCAGCGCGTCCACCAGCTGCGCAAGCGCATCAAGAAACTGCGCGGCCTCATCCGCCTGGTCCGGCCCGCCTTCGCAGATTTCGACCGCGAGAACACGGCGCTGCGCGATATCGGCCGGTCGCTCGCGCCGCACCGCGAGGCCCAGTCGCTCGCCGCCGCTTTCGATGACCTCGTCGCCGCCTACCGCTCCGATACGGCACTGCCGCCGCTGCGCAGCCAGTCCGTCACCGCCCTTCGCCGCCGCCTCGTCGTGCCGCTTGCCGAGGAGACCGGCGCCGCCGCCCCGGTCATCGAAGCCGCCGCCACCGAGCTCGCCGCCATCGCCGAACGCGCCCGCTCGTGGAAAATCCGGCCGAAGGGCGCCAAAGCCTTCGCGGAAGGCCTTGCCGATACCCACCGCGCCGCCCGCAAGGCACGCGTCCATGCCGTGAAGGCGCTCGCCGCGATCGACACCGACCCCGCGTCGCCGCAAGCTGCCGAAAGCCGGTGGCACGCCGCCGAGGCGCTGCATGAATGGCGCAAGCGTGTGAAGGCCCACGCCCAGCATCTGCGCGTCCTCGCTCCCGTCTGGCCGGAAGCCATCGATCCCCAGGTCGCCGCCGCCCGCGCGCTCGCCGAAGATCTCGGCCGCCACCACGATCTCGCCGAACTCGTCCGCGCGCTCGGCCAGGACGATCTCGGCCATCACCCCACCCGCGTCGCGTTGATCGATCTCGCCCATACCCGCCAGGCCGCCATCGAGGCGAAAGCGCTCGCCGCCGGCGCGCGGATCCTCGCCGAGAAATCCAAGCCCATGGCCGCCCGCCACCAGGCTCTCTACAAGCTCTGGCGCGCGGAAAACGGCAAGACGGCAAAGGGCGAGACCGGCGACACCGCTCCGGCCGGAAGTCTACCGCCCGTCAAAGGATGGTTCGCCGCCAAGCCAGGAAGGAATGGCGACGCCGATAGCTGA
- a CDS encoding DUF922 domain-containing Zn-dependent protease, with protein sequence MTLLKRSLSLSGASRFAAARLKALGAALLAALATLALLPAPALARDWQPSERIETYAVTGATGIDLYRSIGDRAPSAGVGQAIAFTDFELLWSRDYRPQPDGSCILASARPSLTIIYRWPVAPSGLAPDVAASWARFIEGVEKHERVHGDHVIEMTEKIQAFSTGLSAPADADCNKVRAKLQEFLAGMAAERLARARAFDRDEMGNGGNVHQLILALVNGP encoded by the coding sequence ATGACCCTGCTCAAGCGATCCCTCTCCCTCTCTGGCGCCTCCCGCTTCGCCGCCGCCCGGCTCAAGGCCCTTGGCGCCGCCCTCCTCGCCGCGCTGGCCACGCTGGCGCTCCTGCCGGCGCCTGCGCTTGCGCGCGACTGGCAGCCCTCTGAGCGCATCGAGACCTATGCGGTCACGGGCGCGACGGGCATCGATCTCTACCGCTCCATCGGCGATCGCGCGCCGTCGGCCGGTGTCGGCCAGGCCATCGCCTTCACCGATTTCGAGCTTCTGTGGTCGCGCGATTATCGGCCGCAGCCGGATGGGTCCTGTATCCTCGCCTCCGCCCGGCCGAGCCTCACCATCATCTACCGCTGGCCGGTGGCGCCGTCTGGCCTTGCGCCAGATGTGGCGGCCAGCTGGGCCCGCTTCATCGAAGGCGTCGAAAAGCACGAGCGCGTCCATGGCGACCACGTGATCGAGATGACGGAGAAGATCCAGGCCTTCTCCACCGGCCTGTCGGCGCCGGCCGATGCCGATTGCAACAAGGTCCGCGCCAAGCTCCAGGAGTTCCTGGCCGGCATGGCGGCCGAGCGGCTTGCCCGCGCCCGCGCCTTCGACCGCGACGAGATGGGCAATGGCGGCAATGTCCACCAGCTCATCCTCGCCCTCGTCAACGGTCCGTGA
- a CDS encoding RNA-directed DNA polymerase: protein MNIRLVATKVRGQIETGRYLPSEAARYRVEKSKGLCRLMVAPCPEDTLILQAVSDTLYNQIKESSPSKNAFFEPKDHSFSKQKGVEPEYGTFEAWKKFQKKILGFQSDSNIIIVTDIANYYDFIDFNSLRNVLSAKKKINESLMDFLIFVLRSLSWQPDFMPFRSTGLPQIDIDAPRLLAHAYLFELDAFVERRNQKRYARFMDDIDAGVDTIADAKILLRDIDLVLQSRNLRLNSGKTKIMTIPEAARHFCIRENNAIDRIDERLSKLTVKAQARAGKRIASAVLSMMKNKKFDQGNSEKVLKRLIGLLNRLRIELPVPVFHDVVFRRPNVRVTAFDNAALNGFQKHHFDTIIEYYKLGLVCDDAFQMNLSKALVHGKIIYDGSETSSLNKLFDVMDKESLCGVHSTMWFLSRFGTVNTFLKFVESLPAAADLHPFSCRLIAGFRARTSGNPVATQRLNNLLNRFMCADAEHVNDFVYSVENSKDHVRSLLPTLLANNKSLALGCSHAKFMLIKCALLNPHVSASQKAKIRHRHNDIFVEKSYLMSGLI from the coding sequence GTGAACATACGCCTCGTCGCGACGAAAGTGCGGGGTCAGATCGAGACCGGTCGATATCTTCCGTCGGAAGCCGCCCGATATAGAGTTGAGAAGAGTAAGGGTCTTTGCCGCTTAATGGTTGCTCCCTGTCCCGAAGACACACTCATTCTTCAGGCTGTATCCGACACTTTGTATAATCAAATAAAGGAGTCGTCTCCGTCGAAGAATGCTTTTTTTGAGCCCAAAGACCATTCATTTTCCAAGCAAAAGGGAGTCGAGCCCGAATACGGCACTTTCGAAGCCTGGAAGAAATTTCAAAAGAAGATATTAGGGTTTCAATCTGATTCCAACATTATAATTGTTACTGACATTGCTAATTATTATGATTTTATCGATTTCAATAGTTTAAGAAATGTATTGTCCGCAAAGAAGAAAATAAATGAAAGTCTTATGGATTTCCTGATATTTGTGCTGAGAAGTCTATCCTGGCAGCCTGATTTCATGCCTTTTAGGTCAACTGGATTGCCACAAATTGATATTGATGCACCTAGATTGCTGGCTCATGCCTATCTGTTTGAACTGGATGCGTTCGTCGAACGGCGAAATCAAAAGCGTTATGCGCGGTTTATGGATGATATAGATGCCGGCGTTGATACTATCGCAGACGCCAAAATACTTCTACGTGATATTGATTTGGTTCTTCAGTCTAGAAATCTTCGGCTAAATTCTGGAAAAACCAAAATAATGACTATTCCAGAGGCGGCGCGTCATTTCTGCATTCGGGAGAACAATGCCATCGATCGCATTGACGAGCGGTTGTCGAAGTTGACGGTAAAGGCGCAGGCACGGGCCGGAAAGCGCATTGCAAGTGCTGTCCTATCAATGATGAAAAACAAGAAATTCGATCAAGGCAATAGTGAAAAGGTTCTTAAGCGATTAATTGGGTTGCTCAATAGACTCAGAATAGAACTTCCTGTCCCTGTTTTTCACGATGTTGTTTTTCGGCGGCCAAACGTTAGGGTCACAGCATTTGACAATGCAGCCTTAAATGGCTTCCAAAAACATCACTTCGATACAATTATCGAGTACTATAAACTCGGACTCGTATGTGACGACGCATTCCAGATGAATCTGAGCAAGGCCTTGGTTCATGGGAAAATAATCTACGATGGCAGCGAAACTTCGAGTCTAAATAAATTGTTTGATGTCATGGATAAAGAGTCGCTGTGTGGGGTACACAGTACTATGTGGTTTCTATCAAGGTTTGGGACGGTCAACACGTTCCTAAAATTTGTTGAGTCTTTGCCCGCAGCGGCTGATCTGCACCCTTTTTCCTGCCGGTTGATCGCGGGGTTCCGTGCTCGAACTTCTGGTAATCCCGTGGCGACGCAGAGACTTAACAACCTGTTAAACAGATTCATGTGCGCGGATGCTGAGCACGTAAACGATTTCGTCTATAGTGTTGAAAATTCAAAGGACCACGTGAGATCTTTGCTTCCAACGTTGCTGGCGAATAATAAATCTCTCGCACTCGGCTGCAGTCATGCAAAGTTTATGTTGATCAAATGCGCTCTATTGAATCCCCATGTCTCAGCATCTCAAAAAGCGAAAATCCGACACCGTCACAACGATATATTTGTTGAAAAGAGCTATTTGATGTCCGGATTAATCTGA
- the uvrB gene encoding excinuclease ABC subunit UvrB, which produces MASRPDKTSPRPDDTGAEDFDPTRTRGFSEAPQRGLEGAPFSSGSVSDWAREMERMAEAETIETRHDVASKAGKHRRKVERAAQAEREASDDAPNGSKSRKAERPSEPVRGPRGAKAQSADSVSANKINSNKPTASEPGAPASAERSEKLKGGASRTSRGTSMGGTTDPRARAAAGLNPVAGMDTSLEEASALATGAVTATVEALSALIESGNPLFKDGKLWTPHRPARPEKSEGGIAFTMQTEYQPAGDQPTAIADLVAGVKENERSQVLLGVTGSGKTFTMAKVIEETQRPAVILAPNKTLAAQLYSEFKNFFPDNAVEYFVSYYDYYQPEAYVPRSDTYIEKESSINEQIDRMRHSATRALLERDDVIIVASVSCIYGIGSVETYTAMTFQMAVGDRLDQRQLLADLVAQQYKRRDMDFQRGSFRVRGDTIEIFPAHLEDAAWRISLFGDEIESITEFDPLTGHKTAELKSVKIYANSHYVTPKPTLNQAIKSIKEELKHRLAELEKAGRLLEAQRLEQRTRYDIEMLEATGSCQGIENYSRYLTGRSPGEPPPTLFEYIPDNALLFVDESHVTIPQIGGMYRGDFRRKATLAEYGFRLPSCMDNRPLRFEEWDAMRPPTVAVSATPGGWEMEAAGGVFAEQVIRPTGLIDPPVEIRPAKSQVDDVLGEIRETAAAGYRTLVTVLTKRMAEDLTEYLHEQGVRVRYMHSDIDTLERIEIIRDLRLGAFDVLVGINLLREGLDIPECGFVAILDADKEGFLRSETSLIQTIGRAARNVDGKVILYADQITGSMTRAMEETGRRREKQLEYNAKNGITPESVKARISDILDSVYERDHVRADIGVRGKGKRGEDPNNLIGNNLAAHLEDLERRMRAAATDLDFETAARLRDEIKRLKARELETMDDPLARVQGNAGEGGSASKSGKGKDRASGATRSGQSSAAGHPAPPRSEPQSGDSVSASQTPGETSRSLFHKPDLDEMTVGRTERPVQGKIPPKPLNPSSPSQGEEERSAQQTKRSSESFRATNARSESEGPAGKPREAKPEQTGALGEGNDLRPLARGKIGAGSYEDESEARRQKRRPGKTGRPGR; this is translated from the coding sequence ATGGCTTCCCGACCCGACAAGACCTCGCCCCGCCCCGACGATACCGGCGCGGAGGATTTCGACCCGACGCGCACGCGCGGCTTTTCCGAGGCGCCCCAGCGCGGCCTGGAAGGCGCCCCCTTCTCCTCCGGCTCCGTCTCCGACTGGGCCCGCGAGATGGAGCGCATGGCCGAGGCCGAAACCATCGAAACCCGCCACGACGTCGCCTCCAAGGCCGGCAAACACCGCCGCAAGGTCGAACGCGCTGCCCAGGCGGAACGCGAAGCCAGTGATGACGCTCCAAACGGCTCGAAGAGCCGCAAGGCCGAACGGCCGTCCGAGCCCGTGCGAGGCCCCCGCGGAGCGAAGGCGCAAAGCGCCGACAGCGTGAGCGCAAACAAAATCAACTCTAACAAACCCACCGCATCCGAGCCCGGGGCCCCCGCCAGCGCCGAGCGCAGCGAGAAGCTTAAGGGCGGGGCATCAAGAACTTCCCGCGGAACGTCCATGGGCGGTACGACCGATCCGCGCGCCCGCGCCGCCGCCGGCCTCAATCCCGTTGCCGGCATGGATACGAGCCTGGAGGAGGCCTCCGCGCTCGCCACCGGCGCGGTCACGGCCACCGTCGAGGCGCTGTCGGCGCTGATCGAAAGCGGCAATCCGCTCTTCAAGGACGGCAAGCTGTGGACGCCGCACCGCCCCGCCCGGCCGGAGAAATCCGAAGGCGGCATCGCCTTCACCATGCAGACCGAGTACCAGCCCGCCGGCGACCAGCCGACCGCGATCGCCGATCTCGTCGCCGGCGTGAAGGAGAACGAGCGCTCCCAGGTGCTGCTCGGCGTCACCGGCTCGGGCAAGACCTTCACCATGGCCAAGGTCATCGAGGAGACGCAGCGCCCCGCCGTCATCCTCGCGCCCAACAAAACCCTCGCCGCCCAGCTCTATTCGGAGTTCAAGAACTTCTTCCCGGACAATGCGGTGGAATATTTCGTCTCCTATTACGACTACTACCAGCCGGAAGCCTACGTCCCGCGCTCGGATACCTATATCGAGAAGGAATCCTCCATCAACGAGCAGATCGACCGCATGCGCCACTCGGCGACGCGCGCCCTGCTCGAACGCGACGACGTCATCATCGTCGCCTCCGTCTCCTGCATCTACGGTATCGGCTCGGTCGAAACCTATACGGCGATGACCTTCCAGATGGCCGTCGGCGACCGGCTCGACCAGCGCCAGCTCCTCGCCGACCTCGTCGCCCAGCAATACAAGCGCCGCGACATGGATTTCCAGCGCGGCTCGTTCCGTGTCAGGGGCGATACGATCGAGATCTTCCCCGCCCACCTGGAGGATGCCGCCTGGCGCATCTCGCTCTTCGGCGACGAGATCGAGTCCATCACCGAGTTCGATCCGCTGACCGGCCACAAGACCGCCGAGCTGAAATCCGTCAAGATCTACGCCAACTCGCACTATGTGACGCCGAAGCCCACGCTCAACCAGGCGATCAAGTCGATCAAGGAAGAGCTGAAGCACCGCCTCGCCGAGCTCGAAAAGGCCGGCCGCCTGCTCGAAGCCCAGCGACTGGAGCAGCGCACCCGCTACGACATCGAGATGCTGGAAGCCACCGGCTCCTGCCAGGGCATCGAGAACTATTCGCGCTATCTCACCGGCCGCTCGCCCGGCGAGCCGCCCCCGACGCTGTTCGAATACATCCCCGACAACGCGCTGCTCTTCGTCGACGAGAGCCACGTCACCATCCCGCAGATCGGCGGCATGTATCGCGGCGACTTCCGCCGCAAGGCGACGCTGGCCGAATACGGCTTCCGCCTGCCGTCCTGCATGGACAACCGCCCGTTGCGCTTCGAGGAGTGGGATGCGATGCGCCCGCCCACCGTCGCCGTGTCCGCCACCCCCGGCGGCTGGGAGATGGAGGCCGCCGGCGGCGTCTTCGCCGAACAGGTCATCCGCCCCACGGGCCTCATCGATCCGCCGGTGGAAATCCGCCCGGCGAAATCCCAGGTCGACGACGTTCTCGGCGAAATCCGCGAGACGGCCGCCGCCGGCTACCGCACCCTCGTCACCGTGCTCACCAAGCGCATGGCCGAGGATCTCACCGAATATCTGCACGAGCAGGGCGTGCGCGTCCGCTACATGCACTCCGACATCGACACGCTGGAGCGCATCGAGATCATCCGCGACCTGCGCCTCGGCGCCTTCGACGTGCTGGTCGGCATCAACCTTCTGCGCGAAGGCCTCGACATCCCGGAATGCGGCTTCGTCGCCATCCTCGATGCCGACAAGGAAGGCTTCCTGCGCTCCGAAACCTCGCTGATCCAGACCATCGGCCGCGCCGCGCGCAACGTCGACGGCAAGGTCATCCTCTATGCCGACCAGATCACCGGCTCCATGACCCGAGCCATGGAAGAAACCGGCCGCCGCCGCGAAAAGCAGCTCGAATACAACGCCAAGAACGGCATCACGCCCGAAAGCGTCAAGGCCCGCATCTCCGACATCCTCGATAGCGTCTACGAGCGCGACCACGTCCGCGCCGATATCGGCGTGCGCGGCAAGGGCAAGCGCGGCGAAGATCCCAACAACCTCATCGGCAACAACCTCGCCGCCCACCTCGAAGACCTCGAACGCCGCATGCGCGCCGCCGCCACCGACCTCGACTTCGAAACCGCAGCCCGCCTGCGCGACGAAATCAAACGCCTCAAGGCCCGCGAACTGGAAACGATGGACGACCCGCTGGCCCGGGTGCAGGGCAATGCCGGCGAAGGCGGCTCCGCATCCAAATCAGGCAAGGGAAAAGACCGAGCGAGCGGAGCGACGCGCAGCGGACAATCGTCCGCCGCCGGTCATCCGGCGCCCCCGCGGAGCGAGCCGCAAAGCGGCGACAGCGTGAGCGCAAGCCAAACCCCCGGAGAGACATCCCGCTCTCTCTTCCACAAACCCGACCTCGACGAAATGACCGTCGGCCGGACCGAAAGACCCGTACAAGGCAAGATCCCACCCAAGCCCCTGAACCCCTCCTCTCCCTCACAGGGAGAGGAGGAGCGGTCTGCGCAGCAGACGAAACGATCCAGTGAATCGTTTCGAGCGACGAACGCCCGAAGCGAAAGCGAAGGGCCGGCAGGCAAGCCCCGCGAGGCGAAGCCCGAGCAGACTGGCGCGCTTGGTGAGGGGAACGACCTACGCCCGCTGGCCCGCGGCAAGATCGGCGCCGGCTCCTACGAAGACGAATCCGAAGCCCGCCGCCAAAAACGCCGCCCAGGCAAAACGGGCCGACCGGGACGGTAG
- a CDS encoding SH3 domain-containing protein, with protein MKTFLKAAAFVVGMLGAGSALAQSALVTTDLNLRAGPGTGYQSVGVLPSGAVVNVAGCASGYSWCRVNYQGYDGWASSRYLAQQEGRYAGGNFSSSAASIGIPLIAGVVIGSALSNNDRDYRRPGRYYDRRDWRADRRDWRREARRDWRDDRREWRREVRRDWRDDRRDARGEIVIPRGGQAPFRYQTD; from the coding sequence ATGAAAACCTTTTTGAAAGCAGCCGCCTTCGTCGTGGGCATGCTGGGCGCCGGTAGCGCGCTGGCCCAGTCGGCGCTCGTCACCACCGATCTCAACCTGCGCGCCGGTCCCGGCACCGGCTACCAGTCCGTCGGCGTCCTGCCGAGCGGCGCCGTCGTCAATGTCGCCGGCTGCGCCTCGGGCTATTCCTGGTGCCGCGTGAACTATCAGGGCTATGACGGCTGGGCCTCGTCCCGCTACCTCGCCCAGCAGGAAGGCCGCTATGCCGGCGGCAACTTCTCGTCGTCCGCCGCCTCCATTGGCATCCCGCTGATCGCCGGCGTCGTCATCGGCTCCGCGCTCAGCAACAATGACCGCGATTACCGCCGTCCGGGCCGCTACTACGATCGCCGCGACTGGCGTGCTGATCGCCGTGACTGGCGCCGCGAAGCCCGCCGCGACTGGCGAGACGATCGCCGTGAATGGCGCCGTGAAGTCCGTCGCGACTGGCGCGATGATCGCCGCGATGCCCGTGGCGAGATCGTCATCCCCCGCGGCGGCCAGGCTCCGTTCCGTTACCAGACCGACTGA